The DNA region taatgttgcaCGGTGACGTGGTAACTATACTCGTGGTAAGCACTATgcaattgtcaaatcactatgttgtgcacccgAAATTAAtctaatattgtatgtcaactatacaatattatatttttaaacacaaaacacaaataatccaattaaaaataatttttaaaattataacaactttttgaaaagataaaaaaggatcCCGACCTAACTGGAGTTGCCCCAAATCCCTGATGTAGAAAGGGCACACCGTAATAGAAGGCTTCTGCACAACCaaggaaattatcaacaaaacaaaatggggagaagaaagggCACCTTCTGGAGTAAGGGTGAGCTTTCTCTCACCCATCCTCTCCTGGGGCCACCATTCCTTTCAAAGTCAGGCATCATTCCTACCCTTTCATGAATCTTCCCCTGACTCCCTCAGTAGGTAAGGGATGTCATCCTCCTCTAAACTCCTGACTCCTAATTAAAGACAACTAATGTGCTGCGAAATTGGGTACCATCTTGAGTCATCTTTTGTACTGAGCTTACTTACTTCTGTGTTTGGCTTAATAGGGACGTTTGGCCAGATGAGGGCAGATAGAGAAGAGCTGGGATTAAAATCCCAGGCTCTGATCCTTTCTAGCTGGGTAGCTCTCCCTCTCTAGCTGAAAACCTTCCCACGTGGCTCCATGAAGACTTGATTTGGTCAGAAAAGCCACTGTTTGAGTTAAGACATTGAACCTACAACAGCTGAAGAGCTCTGATGGCCGATGCCTGCTTAGGAGGCAGGCCTCGAAGCCACAGGCTCCCCAGTATACCCCGACCCCGCTGCACACCAGATAGCAGAACCCCTCTTTCCTAGAGGACGGGGGACCCGCAGCAGGCTGAGGCACCAGCCTTACAAAACCCTCAGCTGGGGTTCTAGGCCCTCGCCCCTAATAAAACTAGAGAAAGCAGCAGCGCGGAGCATGGGAAGGAGCGAAGTGGGGGACGAGAAGGGAGGAAGGCTCTCGGGCACCCGCCACCTGTTGCAACCTGACATCAGACTCCCCCTGGGGGGCAGAGCGGGTCTCCCAGCCCCGAGGCCTTGTCCTCGGAGGATCCAGCTGTGAAGCCCCCTCCGCCAGGTCCCCGTCTTTCCCCTGGGGCCAGCCCCAAATCGTCGGCCTCTACCCCCaggagcctgcccctcccactccaccccctcctcccccaccttcctgccCACGCATTTGCCTGGGTCGAGGgtggcaggaagggaggtgctggGCACCGGCCGTGAAGAGCaaccccccacctctccctgggaGAGCCCGCACCCAGGCTGCGTCCGGCACAGGCCCGACGGCCCCCGCCATGCACCCCACCgagcccaggagccccagccccgAGACGGCGTCCTGGGACTACTCGGGGTCCGGCGCCCTGGAGGAGCTGGAGCCGTGCCTGGCCCCGGACCTGCCCTACGGCTACGCCTACATCCCCGCGCTCTACCTGGCGGCCTTCGTGGTGGGCCTGCTGGGCAACGCCTTCGTGGTGTGGCTGCTGGCCGCGCGGCCTGGCCCGCGGCGCCTCGTGGACACCTTCGTGCTGCACCTGGCCGCCGCCGACCTGGGCTTCGTGCTCACGCTGCCGCtgtgggcggcggcggcggcgagcggCGGCCGCTGGCCCTTCGGCGAGGGCCTCTGCAAGCTCAGCGGCTTCGCGCTGGCCGGCACGCGCTGCGCAGGCGCGCTGCTGCTGGCGGGCCTGAGCGTGGACCGCTACCTGGCGGTGGTGAAGCTGCTCGACGCGCGGCCCCTGCGCACCCCGCGCTGCGCGCTGGCCGTCTGCTGCGGCGTGTGGGCCGTGGCGCTCCTGGCCGGCCTGCCCTCCCTGGCCTACCGGGGGCTGCAGCCCCTCCCCGGCGGCGGGGGCAGCCAGTGCGGGGAGGAGCCCTCCGACGCCTTCCAGGGCCTGAgcctgctggtgctgctgctcaCCTGCGTGCTGCCCCTGGGCGTCACCCTGGTCTGCTACTGCCGCATCTCCTGCCGCCTGCGCCGGCCGCCGCACCTGGGCCGGGCCCGGAGGAACTCGCTGCGCATCATCTTCGCCGTCGAGAGCGCGTTCGTGGGCTCCTGGCTGCCCTTCGGCGCCCTGCGGGCCGTCTTCCACCTGGCGCGCCTGGGGGCGGTGCCGCTGCCCTGCGGCCTGCTGCTGGCACTGCGCTGGGGCCTCAGCATCGCCACCTGCCTGGCCTTCGTCAACAGCTGCGCCAACCCGCTCATCTACCTGCTGCTGGACCGTTCGTTCCGCGCCCGGGCCTGGCGCGGAGTCTGCTTGCGCGCCGACCGCCCGGCGCGCAGGGGCAGCTCGGTGTCCTCGCTCTGCAGGGACGACAGCTCAGTGTTCCGGAGTCCGGCCGGCAGCTGGGAGCGAGCCCGGCCGGCGAACGCTGGCTCGGCAGTGCCGTAGCCGCCCCGGCCCGGTGGAGGTGGCGGCCCCGGAGCCCGCGGGGGGACGAGACCCGCGGGAgtgcgtggggggtgggggtggtgccgGCTTCCCCAGACATGCCTTCTCTGCTGACTGCGGGCCGCCCCAGCCGGCGCTGCCTGGACTCCCAGGGTCTCCTTCATTAGCTTTCTCAGAACCTCAGCGCCTTTTGAACTctctcccacccccgcccccaaaccaGTATGCTGAGACCAGCTGTTCTCTCAGCCCagtgggcgtggggggggggggcgtaatTTTCTCCAGTCCAATAAATGTCCTATGAGACCGTGCAGACAGCAATCTGGACACCCACAGACATGTTCGCCAAGTAGAAGAAGGAGAAGTGggtttcctcctctgccccatcGGGAATAACACTGGCCAGAATACCAAACCCAGACTCCCCCAAGAGTGACTGTTGTCTCCGGCTATGCTTTCTCTGAACCCCTACAAATAACTACTACCTTCTGAGAAATACCTTCTCGAAGTCAGACTCTCTGGCCCTCTCATTCTCCAAAATTTCTATAGAATATGGGAATCGACAGCCCTTTCGTACTTAGTCATCTTTGTAGCTGTCCTTGCTGTATCATTAGTCACTATCAGTTCAGACTTTCATTTTCAAAGCTCACCAAAGCCGTGGGAACCAGCCCCAGCGTGAGCTGCCCAGTTTATCCCTCCCGACAATTTCCCTACATGTGCTTGGCCTGCCCTGGTTTTGTATCTTCTCCCCATTCCCACGAAGCTGAAGGACTCACCCTGGAAAGTATCTCGGCCCTTCCCTCTGGACAGAAGATTCTGAAATCGTTCACCAGAGTCTCTGTCACTTGGCCAGGGACACCAGAATCTCTTGCATCAGTTCACCTTTCTCAATAAACACTGTTGCTAGCCTGAATCTGACAACCGTGTCTTTTTTTACTTGAGCAATGGGAGTGAAATGAGCATCAGGAGGCAAATCCAATACTGCGCCAGACAAAATTCAAGCCAGTAGCTGAGGCTGCCCTCAGGATGATCAGAATTTGGTGTGAGGTCAAAGACCTGTACCACCTGTGGGTGCAGTGATCCTACAGAAAGGCAGCAAATCATTTActcttattatttcaatttttttaaatgtttacatttatttatttttgagagacagcacaagaggggggaggggcaggagagacggagacacagaatcggaagcaggctccaggctccgagctgtcagcacagagcccgacgtggggctcgaactcacaaactgtgagatcatgacctgagccgaagtcagacgctcagctggctgagccacccaggtgcccatttactcttattattttaaaggacGTTTCACATTTTGAAGGTTACGGGgagaataaaaacagatttaagagCATCTGCCAGCCAGGTGTCACTTGAAAAAGGGTATCTGTCAATGTGATATTTTAAGTATGTATTGGGCATTTTTTCCTATCCTTTTTGGGCCTATCTATCCGTTTTCTGACTATAACTTACCCCTTGAGGTTTCTGGAGGGTTTGGAAATTCGGTGTGTATACTTTTGATTTAAGGGGATTTGGCCTAAAGAAATGTTAGTCAGGGCAGGGAAAGGAATGTAATTCTTGAAAACCACCTCCCAGCCAGATCCCCACCAGGCCAATCATAAAGTTGTAGGCTCTGGGGGCAGTGTCCACTCAGATCGGCACGGCAATGTGAGGTTGGGTCTGTATCCTGGGCATTCCTTCTCAAGCTGCTTAACCCCCTACCTAACACCTGCATTTGCGTTCAGCATTTGGGGCTGTTGGATTAGAGCGCATTGAATGTCACACTCCACCTTGACCCCACCTGTCAGCTGCCCCTAGCAGGTGAGGCTGTGAAGAAACGTTAACCACATTCCTCCCACATACCCAGAGAGTCACAAGCCTTGCAGCCTGTGGGGTTGCTGGTGCCAGTGGGACAAATTTCAGACACACTAAGGTTTAAGAACTCAAGTATATCATGGCTCTTCTCATCCTCACCGTTCCTCTCTGGGCAAGAAATTATTCTGTGTCATATGGTGGGGCTGCAGGATGGGGAAGCCGGCTCTCATCTGGGTCGGCATGTGGCAAAACGTCCAACGACGAGGCTGTTCTGAGTGAGTCCCCACCTCCACTCCTGCCGATTTACTTCTCCTGATTTACCACTtgagctccctgaaggcaggcaggaagaaggCTTCTCCATGCCTGAGTGAGTTttcacagcccctcctccaggaatTATTGAAACTCAGTGTTTCTCTCCCACTGCAGAACTATGGCTGACGGGGAGAGAAAGCTCTCTCCCGTCGTTTGGGTAGGTCACTGAATTAGTCTGCCATGTGTCCCTTGGCAATTTTCTTTTATACTCAGTCAGGAATGAAAGGGGACCAGTAAGCTTCCAGTTGCTACGGAGGCAGATGAGGCACAGGTTCAGGAAAGAACGGGTTAAATAAGTACTCCCACACAGATTGCTGGGAGGTGTGTAAGTGGCAGATTCTTTTAGAAAGTAATTTGTCAGTttggggggcctggatggctcagtcagttaagactctgattcttaattttggctcagatcacgaactctgggttcgtgagatcgagcccccggATGGGCTCCACGCTAAGcgtggaagctgcttgggattctctctctctccctctctctccgctcctcccacACTTAGGTGCACggacacactctctcaaaaaaaaaaaaaaaaaattaagggcagtcctacttaaaaaaagaagtaagcaaTTTGTCAACCAATATCCccagctttaaaaatattcatatcccATCCCCCAAAAATGTTCATTCCTTTTACCCTGTGCTTTCTTGTCTGCCACTCTCTTCTAAGACAGTACTCTGAATAAAACAAGTTTGATGCACTGAGTTCTAAGACATTCTGAAAGACTTACGCCGGAAAGAAACAACCTGAATGTTCAACAGTGGTGTAATGCCCTCGTTAGTATATGGGACTGTTGTTATGCAAATTTTAAGATGTTGCTTTAATGTCAGATTGGAAAATGTTGACAGTAAATGAAAAGAAGGTaacaggtacctgggtggctcagtcagttgaacgtccagcTTCGTCATCATCATATGGTTctcgggggtttgagccccgcatcagactcactgctgtcagcgcagagccctcttcagatcctctgtccccatctctctgcccctccccctacccccctctcaaaaataaataaatatataaacattaaaaaatattaaaatatatttaaatattatttaatattaaatattaaatattatttaaatattaaaatataaaatattttatataaaatataaaaatattaaaataaataaacattttaaaaaaagaaatttaggggcacctgggtggcttagtcacttaagcatccaacttgagttcaggtcatgatctcgtggtccatgagttcaagccccgcgtcgggctctgtgctgacagctcagagcctggagcctgcttcagattctgtgtctccctctctctctctgcccctcccctgctcgcgctctatctctccttctcgaaaataaataaaaaacattaaaaaaaataaatttaaaaaaaggtgacaAAATTACTTGCGTTAAATACCCCCACACTTCAAGCTAAATAATTGTTAGCATTGGTTTTGTTGAAGCAAGACATTATGTGCCACAAAGTCCTTTGGATAAAAACgatcttttgctcttttctttctttagcacAAGTTTTAAGCATCATAGGtatgtttctttcctcttggtGCTAAGGTAAGAAATgtcatctattttaattttttgttcattgtttgtCTCTCCCATCAGAATATGGGCTCCATAGTGAAAGGAGTTTGTCTGCTTTATTTagtgctgtatccccagtgcctggaacactgCCGGGCATGCGGTAGGCGCTCATGAACTGCCTGTCGAAGGAATGCTCATCAGAACCACATCGCAGTATAAAATAATATGATGCACtgtgaagaggaagaggaaggttaTTGCATTTTATGTACATTTGAGAAAAGGGTACACAAAGAAAGCCTagagaattcaataaatgttagcagtgATTGTGTCAAAGTAAGGGAAttacagattctttctctcctccctctcttcattcttgaaattttctataacctttttttttaagggcagttGTCAAAGGG from Lynx canadensis isolate LIC74 chromosome F1, mLynCan4.pri.v2, whole genome shotgun sequence includes:
- the GPR25 gene encoding probable G-protein coupled receptor 25, producing MHPTEPRSPSPETASWDYSGSGALEELEPCLAPDLPYGYAYIPALYLAAFVVGLLGNAFVVWLLAARPGPRRLVDTFVLHLAAADLGFVLTLPLWAAAAASGGRWPFGEGLCKLSGFALAGTRCAGALLLAGLSVDRYLAVVKLLDARPLRTPRCALAVCCGVWAVALLAGLPSLAYRGLQPLPGGGGSQCGEEPSDAFQGLSLLVLLLTCVLPLGVTLVCYCRISCRLRRPPHLGRARRNSLRIIFAVESAFVGSWLPFGALRAVFHLARLGAVPLPCGLLLALRWGLSIATCLAFVNSCANPLIYLLLDRSFRARAWRGVCLRADRPARRGSSVSSLCRDDSSVFRSPAGSWERARPANAGSAVP